The following is a genomic window from Serratia ficaria.
GGCATTCCGCTGGTGTACGTGAACCGCACCCCGGGCGACAAGGCATTGCCCCCGGGCGTGGTGTTCGTCGGTTCGGACGAGCGGGAGTCCGGCACCCTGCAGATGGAAGCGCTGGCGCGCCTGGCCAATTACCAGGGCAACGTGGCCGTCATGATCGGCAACCTGACCGACGCCGGCGCGCTGCAGCGCACCAAAGACGTGGAGCAGGTGGTGGCCAGATACCCGAAAATGAAGCTGGTGCAGAAGCAAAGCGCCAACTATTCGCGCAGCGAAGGCATGGATCTGATGATGAACTGGATCACCAACGGTGAAGCTATCGACATCGTCGCCGCCAATAACGACGAAATGGCGATTGGCGCGATTATGGCGCTGCAGCAGGCCGGAAAAAAAGACCGCAAGGTGCTGATCGGCGGCATCGACGCCACGCCGGACGGCCTGAAGGCGCTGGCCTCCGGCAAGATGCAGGTAACGGTATTCCAGGACGCCGTCGGCCAGGGCCGGGCCTCGGTCGAGGTGGCGCAGCGGATGATCAGGGGCGAAAAGCTGGAGCCGTATTACTGGATCCCGTTCGAGCTGGTGACGCCGGCCAATATGCAGCAGTACGCGGCGAAGCAGTGAGGGGGAGAGGGCGCTGCGTGGCGGCGCCCTGATTGAAATGAATCACCAGCCCTTTACCGCGTCGCCTTTGTAGATTTCGGCGGCGCTGGCGGCCACCTCATCGGTTTGATAGGCCTTGACCAGGTTCTTCACCTTGTCGCTGTCCTGATTGTCGATGCGGCTGGCGAAAATGTTGACGTACGGCGAGTTTTTATCCTCGACGAACAGCCCGTCCCGGGCCGGCGACAGGCCGATCTGGCTGGAATAGTTGGTGTTGATGATCGCCAGCGTCACCTGTTTGTCATCCAGCGCGCGCGGCAGCTGCGGCGCTTCGATCTCGACTATCTTCAGCTTCTTGGGGTTACTGACGATATCCAGCGCGGTCGGCAGCAGCCCGACGCCGGCCTTCAGCTTAATCAGCCCCTGTTTTTGCAGCAGCAGCAGCGAGCGGCCAAGGTTGGTGGGGTCGTTCGGCACCGCCACCTGGGCGCCGTCCGGCAGCTGGCCGATCGCGCTGATCTTCTTCGAGTAACCGGCGATCGGGTAAACGAAGGTGTTGCCGACCGCCGCCAGCTTATAGCCGCGTTCCTGCATTTGTTTCTCCAGGTACGGGCGGTGCTGGAAGGCGTTGATGTCCAGATCGCCATTGTTCAGCGCTTCGTTGGGCAGTACGTAGTCGTTGAAGGTCACCACCTCCACGTCCAGATCGTACTGCCGTTTGGCGACCTTTTGCACCACCGCCCACAGCGATTGATCGATGCCGGCGCTGATGCCGACCTTGATATGGTGCTGGTCCTGCGCCGCCGGGCCGCAGGCGGTCAGCAGCAGCGTGCCGGCGGCGGCCAGCGAGAGGGCGAGTTTTTTCAGCGTAAATGTCATCTTCCCAGAGTCCTTGTCAACATTGTCTGCTGATTGCAGCAGGCAGAATAGTGGCTGTGACTCTAGGTAATCGCTTGGCTAAAATAAAATACTGATTCACTATGATTAATAGCGATTTGCTATGAGCGGCGGCGGCGCCGCGACAAGCGCCCCCTTTGTGCCCTGGCGGTCAGTTTGTTTTGACGGCGGTTCGGCTGGCTTATTATGATAGCCGCAGGCCCGCGAGGGCAGACTGGGCACTGAACGAAGGATAAAGACAATGCGATTGAACACTTGGAGCAAGGCACTGCTGCCGCTGGTGGTTTTGGCCTGCGTGTCGGCGACTCAGGTCCGTGCGGCGGAAGGCGACACCGGCCCGATCCCCAAACAGCTGCTGGGCAACTGGCGCGTCAGCAAGATAGTGCCGACCCAGACCGTCGGCTGCTGGGATCAACAACAGGCGCAAAGCCTGATCGGCGGCAAGATCAACTACAAGGCGGACGGCTTCAGCTGGAACGACACCGCGTTGAAGAGCGAGGGCGCCACCCTCAGCACCGTTGAGGCGCAGGAGTTTGTCGAAGACAACTCCGGCAGCAGTTCTTACATCGATTTCCCGATGCTTGGCATCAGCACGCCGTCGGTGCAGCGGGTCACCATCCAGCATGCCGACGTCACCATCAAGGGCATCACCGATCAGGGCACCGAAGGCGTGCCCGGCGACAACGTGATGCTGAAGGACGCCAATACGCTGATCCTGTCGCTGTGCAACGTCTGGTTTGAAGTGCAGCGCGAACGTTAATCCCGCACCAGGCCCCGGCAACGGGGCTTTTTCCCGCCGTGATATCCCGCCCGAACCGCGCGTTTGTGAACTAAAATTAACCATAACGATATCGCCGCTGCGATACCGGAGCCTCGGCTCTCTACCGAGTCCATGACAGGAGGCGCTATGAGCTACAAACATATTGTGGTCGCCACGGACCTGAGCGATGACGGCAAACGGCTGGTGGAAAAAGGCGCGCTGCTGGCCGAGGCGCTGCAGGCCAAGCTTTCATTGATCTACGTGGATGTGCATTACGATACCTACCATG
Proteins encoded in this region:
- the metQ gene encoding methionine ABC transporter substrate-binding lipoprotein MetQ — encoded protein: MTFTLKKLALSLAAAGTLLLTACGPAAQDQHHIKVGISAGIDQSLWAVVQKVAKRQYDLDVEVVTFNDYVLPNEALNNGDLDINAFQHRPYLEKQMQERGYKLAAVGNTFVYPIAGYSKKISAIGQLPDGAQVAVPNDPTNLGRSLLLLQKQGLIKLKAGVGLLPTALDIVSNPKKLKIVEIEAPQLPRALDDKQVTLAIINTNYSSQIGLSPARDGLFVEDKNSPYVNIFASRIDNQDSDKVKNLVKAYQTDEVAASAAEIYKGDAVKGW
- a CDS encoding sugar ABC transporter substrate-binding protein, whose product is MKYVKKMVLAAVLCCSTSALADTIGVSMAYFDQNFLTIIRQSIDKEAKARGISVQFEDARGDVGRQTDQVQSFISAGVDAIIVDPVNSASTPMMTKMVRAAGIPLVYVNRTPGDKALPPGVVFVGSDERESGTLQMEALARLANYQGNVAVMIGNLTDAGALQRTKDVEQVVARYPKMKLVQKQSANYSRSEGMDLMMNWITNGEAIDIVAANNDEMAIGAIMALQQAGKKDRKVLIGGIDATPDGLKALASGKMQVTVFQDAVGQGRASVEVAQRMIRGEKLEPYYWIPFELVTPANMQQYAAKQ